One Triplophysa rosa linkage group LG9, Trosa_1v2, whole genome shotgun sequence genomic window carries:
- the LOC130558869 gene encoding stonin-1-like, translating into MMRARTSQLSVHSKPQVNINVCANSLSFTARLYSHVCPPYRESLLTDAHLSCPLTACACTRIMYCTDNKVHCSSSLAAPSTWDYFCGCFRGGVDCERLPVYTQSNVLHESAQQLGNETWSFSTGPESPLMDFSFNGSLCVPSNTPMCTPVKATPADQSPFYYGLQEQPDLFSSTFASFSSGLQQDLMKTNEGSTLMNTSRDEAGHLNPAWVKGDHKRVSWSSSSDSDSAPTLPRFFIRTKDGNEPPQDQPQYSYSYICHKLERLRAEENKQEDHNEKMDKEDHLSAVGIVKDKEMVGTPSFVPEGLFLSQSRHGWSLMLRIPEKKNRMSSRQWGPIYLQLLPGALLQLFYEKGLEKPFKEFQLNANCGLSGPKLESYSEPRKIATLKVEHVSYVERKRYHPRHEVIHEAEVEQLLKFGTTELGDMKDLLVSIEEELMRLPAPHQHHRHYEEQELTLEIADHIWIRQDKYGGIAKCVAITRIHCLAFLNGTLECFLALNDLGLLKQAPAFGSEEDSEPWMEIADYHFHPCVRKAHFADTRLIKFCPPDACRVELLRFRTASLHSGELPLSVKAVVTVQGACVELQVFMLSVQRTLCENITLQIRFPGDWVKVPTSTSLLRQRSLKARMNRNACLGSGHMAESQSVMRVSIGTVKYENVYRALVWRIDRLPQKNVD; encoded by the exons atgatgcgggcaagaacgtcacagctatcagtacactcaaagccgcaagtaaacataaACGTGTGCGCgaacagcctgtctttcacggctcgtttatactcgcatgtgtgtccaccgtaccgcgagtctctgctgactgacgctcatctctcatgtccgctgactgcatgcgcgtgcacacgcatcatgtactgtacagacaacaaggtgcactgtagttcatctctcgctgctccgtctacatggg ATTATTTTTGTGGCTGTTTCCGTGGAGGAGTGGACTGTGAAAGACTTCCTGTGTACACACAAAGCAATGTGCTCCATGAATCAGCCCAGCAACTGG GGAATGAAACATGGAGCTTCAGCACTGGCCCGGAATCCCCTTTGATGGATTTTAGCTTTAACGGAAGCTTGTGTGTGCCCAGCAACACTCCCATGTGCACTCCGGTAAAGGCAACGCCAGCAGATCAGTCACCCTTTTATTATGGACTTCAGGAGCAGCCAGACTTGTTTTCAAGCACTTTTGCCAGCTTCTCTTCAGGACTACAGCAAGACTTAATGAAAACGAATGAAGGCTCCACTTTAATGAACACATCCCGAGACGAGGCAGGTCACCTTAACCCTGCCTGGGTAAAAGGCGATCATAAACGAGTGTCTTGGAGCTCATCGTCAGACTCTGACTCTGCTCCCACTTTACCTCGCTTCTTTATCCGCACCAAAGATGGTAATGAGCCACCTCAAGACCAGCCTCAGTACTCCTACTCCTATATATGCCATAAACTAGAAAGACTGAGAGCAGAAGAGAACAAACAAGAAGATCACAATGAGAAAATGGACAAAGAGGATCATCTTTCAGCCGTAGGTATAGTTAAGGATAAAGAGATGGTGGGAACTCCATCATTTGTTCCTGAAGGACTGTTCCTCAGCCAGAGTAGACACGGTTGGTCACTGATGCTGAGAATTCCGGAGAAAAAGAACCGCATGTCTTCTCGACAGTGGGGGCCGATATACCTGCAGCTACTGCCCGGAGCTCTCCTGCAGTTGTTCTATGAGAAGGGCTTGGAGAAACCTTTCAAAGAATTTCAGCTTAATGCTAACTGCGGCCTCTCGGGTCCCAAATTAGAGAGTTACAGTGAACCACGCAAGATCGCCACACTGAAGGTTGAGCACGTGTCCTACGTCGAGAGGAAACGCTATCACCCCAGGCATGAGGTGATACACGAAGCAGAAGTGGAGCAGCTTTTGAAGTTCGGCACCACTGAACTTGGTGACATGAAGGACCTGCTGGTGTCCATTGAGGAAGAGCTGATGCGCTTACCGGCACCACACCAACACCACAGACACTACGAAGAGCAGGAGCTGACCTTGGAGATAGCCGACCACATCTGGATACGACAGGATAAGTACGGTGGCATCGCAAAATGTGTGGCCATCACTCGAATTCACTGCTTAGCTTTCTTGAATGGTACCTTGGAGTGCTTCCTGGCACTAAACGACCTTGGACTTCTCAAACAAGCTCCCGCATTTGGTTCCGAGGAGGACAGTGAGCCCTGGATGGAGATCGCAGACTACCATTTTCATCCGTGTGTGAGAAAAGCACACTTTGCGGATACGCGGCTGATAAAGTTCTGTCCTCCTGACGCTTGTCGCGTGGAGCTTCTGCGCTTCAGGACTGCATCCCTTCACAGTGGGGAGTTGCCCCTGTCCGTTAAGGCTGTGGTGACTGTGCAGGGTGCCTGTGTTGAGCTGCAGGTCTTTATGTTGAGTGTCCAGAGAACTCTGTGTGAAAACATCACTCTTCAGATTCGCTTTCCAGGTGACTGGGTGAAAGTGCCTACCAGCACGTCACTGCTGCGACAGAGGTCTCTCAAAGCTCGCATGAACAGAAATGCATGCTTGGGCTCAGGGCACATGGCAGAATCTCAGTCTGTCATGCGAGTGTCCATCGGCACAGTAAAATACGAGAATGTGTACCGAGCCCTCGTGTGGAGAATTGACAGGCTTCCtcagaagaatgttg